The Toxotes jaculatrix isolate fToxJac2 chromosome 21, fToxJac2.pri, whole genome shotgun sequence genome includes a region encoding these proteins:
- the LOC121175717 gene encoding cytochrome b-c1 complex subunit 2, mitochondrial isoform X2: MKGIRGISQLSTRLYAAQAARKVEFTGAAEHVKFQPQDVQVTRLPSGLVIASLENYSPASKIGVFVKAGCRYETPDNQGVTHLLRLASNLTTKGASAFKICRGIEAVGGSLSVTSTRENMIYTVDCLRNDIDTVMEYLINVTTAPEFRPWEVSDLTPRVKMDKAQAAQNTQIAVVEGLHEAAYKNALCNSLYCPDHMVGNIQAEHLHQFVQNNFTSARMALVGLGIDHAVLKQVGEQFLNIRSGAGTTGAKAQYRGGEIRLASISSLVHSAVVSQSAAAGTNEALAFSVLQHLLGAGPHVKRGSNASNKLVQGVAKATADPFDVSAFNASYSDSGLFGVYTISQVAAAGDVIKAALAQVKAVADGGVTAADLTRAKAQLKGQFLMSLETSEGFLEAMGTQALADGSYRSPEEISKNIDNVSLSDVANAAKKFVSGKKTMASSGNLIKTPFVDEI; encoded by the exons acGAGGCTTTATGCGGCCCAGGCTGCCCGTAAGGTGGAGTTCACTGGGGCCGCCGAACATGTTAAGTTTCAGCCGCAGGATGTGCAG GTGACCAGACTGCCCAGTGGACTGGTGATCGCCTCACTTGAGAACTATTCTCCAGCCTCCAAGATCGGAGTATTTGTCAAGGCGGGCTGCCGTTATGAGACCCCTGACAACCAAGGGGTCACCCATCTCCTCCGGCTGGCCTCCAACCTG ACAACCAAAGGAGCTTCAGCTTTCAAGATATGCCGTGGTATTGAGGCAGTTGGAGGCAGCCTGAG tgtgACTTCAACCAGAGAGAACATGATCTACACCGTCGACTGCTTGAGAAATGACAT CGACACAGTGATGGAGTATTTGATCAATGTGACCACAGCCCCAGAGTTCCGGCCGTGGGAGGTGTCAGACCTCACACCCAGAGTGAAGATGGACAAAGCCCAGGCTGCACAGAACACTCAGATAG CTGTGGTTGAAGGTCTGCATGAAGCAGCCTACAAGAACGCCCTCTGTAACTCTCTGTACTGCCCAGACCACATGGTTGGTAACATCCAGGCTGAACAT CTGCACCAGTTTGTCCAGAACAATTTCACAAGTGCAAGAATGGCTCTTGTGGGACTTG GCATTGACCATGCTGTGCTGAAGCAAGTTGGAGAGCAGTTCCTCAACATCCGCAGTGGAGCAGGCACCACAGGGGCCAAAGCTCAGTACCGTGGAG GTGAGATCCGTCTGGCCAGCATCAGCAGTCTGGTGCACTCAGCGGTGGTGAGCCAGTCAGCAGCAGCGGGCACCAACGAGGCTCTGGCCTTCAGTGTGCTGCAGCACTTACTGGGAGCTGGTCCACATGTCAAGAGGGGATCCAATGCCTCCAACAAGCTGGTCCAGGGTGTTGCGAAGGCAACTGCTGACCCCTTTGAT GTCAGTGCTTTCAATGCAAGCTACTCTGACTCTGGTCTGTTTGGGGTTTACACCATTTCCCAGGTTGCAGCTGCTGGTGAT GTGATTAAGGCTGCTCTTGCCCAGGTGAAGGCTGTTGCTGATGGCGGAGTCACAGCTGCTGACCTCACCCGGGCCAA GGCCCAACTGAAGGGGCAGTTCCTGATGTCTCTGGAGACCTCAGAGGGTTTTCTGGAGGCCATGGGCACTCAGGCTCTGGCCGACGGTTCCTACCGCTCCCCTGAGGAAATCTCCAAAAACATTGACAATGTCTCCTTGTCTGATGTGGCCAAC gcTGCCAAGAAATTTGTGTCAGGAAAGAAAACCATGGCCTCCAGCGGCAACCTCATAAAAACACCTTTTGTGGATGAGATCTAA
- the LOC121175717 gene encoding cytochrome b-c1 complex subunit 2, mitochondrial isoform X1, which produces MKGIRGISQLSRRFYVAARADQSLAQPLAGIKLSPGAAHTYQDVHVTRLPSGLVIASLENYSPASKIGVFVKAGCRYETPDNQGVTHLLRLASNLTTKGASAFKICRGIEAVGGSLSVTSTRENMIYTVDCLRNDIDTVMEYLINVTTAPEFRPWEVSDLTPRVKMDKAQAAQNTQIAVVEGLHEAAYKNALCNSLYCPDHMVGNIQAEHLHQFVQNNFTSARMALVGLGIDHAVLKQVGEQFLNIRSGAGTTGAKAQYRGGEIRLASISSLVHSAVVSQSAAAGTNEALAFSVLQHLLGAGPHVKRGSNASNKLVQGVAKATADPFDVSAFNASYSDSGLFGVYTISQVAAAGDVIKAALAQVKAVADGGVTAADLTRAKAQLKGQFLMSLETSEGFLEAMGTQALADGSYRSPEEISKNIDNVSLSDVANAAKKFVSGKKTMASSGNLIKTPFVDEI; this is translated from the exons AGACGATTCTATGTGGCTGCCAGAGCAGACCAGTCCCTTGCCCAGCCCCTGGCTGGCATCAAGCTCTCTCCAGGGGCTGCCCACACCTACCAGGATGTTCAT GTGACCAGACTGCCCAGTGGACTGGTGATCGCCTCACTTGAGAACTATTCTCCAGCCTCCAAGATCGGAGTATTTGTCAAGGCGGGCTGCCGTTATGAGACCCCTGACAACCAAGGGGTCACCCATCTCCTCCGGCTGGCCTCCAACCTG ACAACCAAAGGAGCTTCAGCTTTCAAGATATGCCGTGGTATTGAGGCAGTTGGAGGCAGCCTGAG tgtgACTTCAACCAGAGAGAACATGATCTACACCGTCGACTGCTTGAGAAATGACAT CGACACAGTGATGGAGTATTTGATCAATGTGACCACAGCCCCAGAGTTCCGGCCGTGGGAGGTGTCAGACCTCACACCCAGAGTGAAGATGGACAAAGCCCAGGCTGCACAGAACACTCAGATAG CTGTGGTTGAAGGTCTGCATGAAGCAGCCTACAAGAACGCCCTCTGTAACTCTCTGTACTGCCCAGACCACATGGTTGGTAACATCCAGGCTGAACAT CTGCACCAGTTTGTCCAGAACAATTTCACAAGTGCAAGAATGGCTCTTGTGGGACTTG GCATTGACCATGCTGTGCTGAAGCAAGTTGGAGAGCAGTTCCTCAACATCCGCAGTGGAGCAGGCACCACAGGGGCCAAAGCTCAGTACCGTGGAG GTGAGATCCGTCTGGCCAGCATCAGCAGTCTGGTGCACTCAGCGGTGGTGAGCCAGTCAGCAGCAGCGGGCACCAACGAGGCTCTGGCCTTCAGTGTGCTGCAGCACTTACTGGGAGCTGGTCCACATGTCAAGAGGGGATCCAATGCCTCCAACAAGCTGGTCCAGGGTGTTGCGAAGGCAACTGCTGACCCCTTTGAT GTCAGTGCTTTCAATGCAAGCTACTCTGACTCTGGTCTGTTTGGGGTTTACACCATTTCCCAGGTTGCAGCTGCTGGTGAT GTGATTAAGGCTGCTCTTGCCCAGGTGAAGGCTGTTGCTGATGGCGGAGTCACAGCTGCTGACCTCACCCGGGCCAA GGCCCAACTGAAGGGGCAGTTCCTGATGTCTCTGGAGACCTCAGAGGGTTTTCTGGAGGCCATGGGCACTCAGGCTCTGGCCGACGGTTCCTACCGCTCCCCTGAGGAAATCTCCAAAAACATTGACAATGTCTCCTTGTCTGATGTGGCCAAC gcTGCCAAGAAATTTGTGTCAGGAAAGAAAACCATGGCCTCCAGCGGCAACCTCATAAAAACACCTTTTGTGGATGAGATCTAA